A segment of the Anguilla anguilla isolate fAngAng1 chromosome 6, fAngAng1.pri, whole genome shotgun sequence genome:
ATAGAAATACTTGGTTTTGTTGCCACTTGGAGGTGTTGGAGTCACATAATTATTACCAAGCATTCCACAGTGCCCTACATCTCTCTTTACTGTACTTGAGCAGAACACAtctatgattttatttattcaaatatatagATGTTTTTGTACACCAGTTGATGAAGGtcaatgtaaaatataactCAAAACTCAACACCAACTCCTTTAATGTTACAATATTTCTcctgataattaaaaaaaaaattatgataattTTACAAATTCTAATATTAGATGCCTGCACCCTAACAGTTTACCTTACCTAAATTCTAGATATCCCAAGAACAACACCGGAAATCAGCCATGCTCACTGATATGCATTACACAATGTAGTATTAATCtatatttgcaaaaatattaaatttatattttcttcttttctttgcaGGGTACAAAATGCCATCCACATCTTTCCATGGAATAGTACGTCCTTGTGTAACTGCAATCCTTATACTGGGTTGTTTTGGGATTTTATGTTTTGCTTATTTCAAGATGCCCACTACCTGGCTGTCAAGTCAAGTGAAATTAAAAGCACCTGCACCAATGGTGAAAAACTTTGGttcaaaaaaagagcaaaaccaGACTGTTATACTAATCTGGATGTGGCCATTTGGCAGTGCCTTTGCCCTGACCTCCTGTAGTGCCCTGCTTAACATTGATGGCTGTCACCTAACATCAGACAGAAATATGCTAAGCAAGTCGCATGGGGTTATTTTCCATCACAGAGACATTCGCTCAGATTTATCAAACCTGCCACCACCACAGCGTCCAATATTCCAAAAATGGGTGTGGATGAATATTGAATCACCCACAAATTCGGGAAAGATTCCCGGTCTTAATAGCCTGTTCAATTTTACTTTGAATTACAGGCAGGATGCTGATATTCCAGTGCGTTATGCGACCATTGTTCAAACTCAggagaataattttaaaataccaaGCAAAGACAAGTTAGTGTGTTGGATTGTGAGCAATTGGAACCCAAGTTACAAAAGAGTGGCATACTATAATGCGTTGAAGAAACTCATTGATATACATGTCTATGGACGGGCCTTTGGGAAACCAGTCAGCAACCAAGACTTTGATCCCACAATTGCCAGCTGTAAATTCTATCTGTCATTTGAGAACTCAATCCACAAAGACTACATCACTGAAAAACTGTACAACCCACTTTCTGTGGGCACTGTGCCAATTGTCCTTGGGCCATCAAGACAGAACTATGAGAACTTTGTCCCAGGTGATGCCTTTATACATGTAGATGATTTTCCCTCCCCCAAAGAGCTGGCTGAGTACATCCTGATCTTAGACAAGAACGAAGACCAGTACCATCGATACTTTGAATGGCGTAGACACTTCAAAGTAGACAAGACAGGAGCATTTATCATAGGCACATGTCTTGCCTGTAATTATATTAGGACACACCGCAACGAATACAAGGTTATCAATAACCTTAACACATGGTACTGgggatgattttaaaaaagcgtAGTGAAGGAcctcatcttgtttttgttttttttcttcataatttcagattgcaaaatatattttctttctcctgtGAAATGCTAAACAAAGATTAACTgccagactccccccccccccccccccccccgttgatTCATTAGAAAACTCCTGGAGGTGATTATGGATATAATTGATGGCTCTTACCTTGACagttttaaacagaaattaattaaagtgaACAGGATAAATGCAGTGAAATTACAATCATATTTATACAGTTTGGAACATTTGTATAGGGTGTACTGCATGATTCATGTAGTAATGGAAAgtaaagataaaaagaaaataagtggTTCACCCTAGTTGTGCAACTTGAATGTGTTTATGCAGGGGATGAGGAAGTTGCAAATCTTGTTTTTGTCAACGCAGTAACCAAATCTACAGCAGatcattatcattgttgttCATCCCTTGCATACGGACGCCACTCTTTATAGAAACATAGCCTCTAGTTTGAAATCACAAAATTATTGACTGTTCAGAGCCAAAGCCAAGTCACAGACATTTTGCCCTAGAGCATAACTTCAGAACTGGTTGGGGCTCCAGTAAATTTACTCTGTGTGTTGACAATCTTTGTAGTGTCTAACCGTCTTCTCATCTtctcaaagacaaaaacaatatgtGTAGGTCAGAACCATTACTATGTTGCCCCCCTAGTGGCTGGCcagcaacataaacaaacagggcCAACCATGGGAAGACTTCCAGTTTTGTATCAGGAGAGTTGCAAAGaatctccaaaaaaaattaCGGAACCGTGGACTACGCAACCCAAAAGTAACACGACAGTCTATAAAAACCATGAAACCCACTATAAAATTTGTGCACATATCATATAGGAGGTGTCATGTCTGGCAGTGGCAGCACTTGGTTGAAGAAAGGCAAAGCTGGAAGAAAACTGATGACCCTACTGCACGAACTGACCAATTCTCAGATTCTCACTGACACttatttttgagtggtgaaaataagcagtattttcagtatttgaGTCTTATACAGTTGGGTAAGAGGGTAAGAGTGCGCCATACCCAGGAATACTGTACATCCTACACCATTACTGAACCACCAGAACACTTCATTGCTAGTCACTGCTTCGCTTCCATTTTGTATTCCCTAACCAAATGTGGGAGCAAGAACTGGAAGAAGATGATGGCAGAGTTAGAAAGGGATAAAGTTGTAACATCGAAGAGAGCTAAAGTGGCTGGAATGGTGACCTAAAAGTAGTGGTGATGTCATCTGGGACTgacaggaaaagagagagaataaaagtCACGCACAGCTGAGCGTGTTCACCTTAGACGGAGAAGGAAAGATTCGATTCAACCTCTGTATGCCAGTGTGTATAATAAACTCGCCAGTGAAGTGTCTGTTACTTATCATAGTACAGGCACTTGATCACGTCCTGGTTAAGTGTTACTCTGTGTTTTGTTCAGCTCCACTTGCGATATGGTATAGGATAGCCATGTTCTTCTGCCAACATTTTGGTAGCGTGCAGGCTCAGTATGAGGCTCTGTGTCTGTATTGCAGCTTTGAGAGAAACACACTAGAGGGCATTCTTGAGATGGGAGAAGGCAGGTGAATTAGCTTACTGATTATTAGTATTGCTTTCTGTAATCCATTTTATGAATTATAATACAATTTTCTAACTTTACTTACTCATAAGCATGTATTTGTGGTCTTGGAGGGGGAGACAAAGAA
Coding sequences within it:
- the LOC118229916 gene encoding 4-galactosyl-N-acetylglucosaminide 3-alpha-L-fucosyltransferase 9-like isoform X1 encodes the protein MCFLNKMYYYYYYYYYYYCCCCYYHQAKIIQTYAMLGYNKSWGNVSKGLLSATRGYKMPSTSFHGIVRPCVTAILILGCFGILCFAYFKMPTTWLSSQVKLKAPAPMVKNFGSKKEQNQTVILIWMWPFGSAFALTSCSALLNIDGCHLTSDRNMLSKSHGVIFHHRDIRSDLSNLPPPQRPIFQKWVWMNIESPTNSGKIPGLNSLFNFTLNYRQDADIPVRYATIVQTQENNFKIPSKDKLVCWIVSNWNPSYKRVAYYNALKKLIDIHVYGRAFGKPVSNQDFDPTIASCKFYLSFENSIHKDYITEKLYNPLSVGTVPIVLGPSRQNYENFVPGDAFIHVDDFPSPKELAEYILILDKNEDQYHRYFEWRRHFKVDKTGAFIIGTCLACNYIRTHRNEYKVINNLNTWYWG
- the LOC118229916 gene encoding 4-galactosyl-N-acetylglucosaminide 3-alpha-L-fucosyltransferase 9-like isoform X2, which codes for MPSTSFHGIVRPCVTAILILGCFGILCFAYFKMPTTWLSSQVKLKAPAPMVKNFGSKKEQNQTVILIWMWPFGSAFALTSCSALLNIDGCHLTSDRNMLSKSHGVIFHHRDIRSDLSNLPPPQRPIFQKWVWMNIESPTNSGKIPGLNSLFNFTLNYRQDADIPVRYATIVQTQENNFKIPSKDKLVCWIVSNWNPSYKRVAYYNALKKLIDIHVYGRAFGKPVSNQDFDPTIASCKFYLSFENSIHKDYITEKLYNPLSVGTVPIVLGPSRQNYENFVPGDAFIHVDDFPSPKELAEYILILDKNEDQYHRYFEWRRHFKVDKTGAFIIGTCLACNYIRTHRNEYKVINNLNTWYWG